The Megachile rotundata isolate GNS110a chromosome 4, iyMegRotu1, whole genome shotgun sequence region TAATTGATTTGCGGAGAGTGTTTAATGACGGGAGAGCGAGCCGTATTGTCGTCAGGGATTATTTATGCGATACGAGCAATCTGAAACGCTTTACCGCGCgcgcacacacatacacacacacacagaaACTATGTAGCATACGAATCTCTAGTAAGGGAGAAAGAGACTGGCGAAATTTCCTCCCTGTTTGCGAACTTCTCTGTGTAAACTTTGCAGGAGCCCTAACCCGAATACGTATTCGTTTGAACAGTGAAATTCATGCAACTCTTTCgatattttttgcaaatatttcgaaaatatcGTAGTTCTGTTTGTATCGAGTGTTATTTTGTACGAGAAAATTAATTTGGCCGCTATTGTAGTTACGTTAGCACTCGATTAGGAATTCATTCACCGTGCGTTAATCAGCGGTGATTTCCATACGGTAAACGGGGTCATCCGGGTTAGGAATCGGTTAGAATTCCTTTGCATTTGGTTCGAGAGAAGCTACCGTTTGCGCCGCAAGCAGCGAAATCCGTTATTCGCGCTGTCGATGCTACCGGTTTAGTACGCTCTTTATTGCACGCGATCGTAGAAATTACGGGTAAGAATAAAGGAAGTGCAATCGAAGTTGTATCTTTTCGCGCCTCTCTACTTAACGCGAAACGGTGTGCGAACGTTCTTACCGGAGTGTTCTGGAATTACGATTATCCGGCGAACGTTTTAACGATAATAGCGTGTCAGATCGATGTAACTTTCACGTCTTTATAGAGATTGAAATTCCAAGCCTTATTTAACTCGAGCAATACAAAATATGATTTTTGCATCAGATGACTTATTTGGAAATGTACAAAAGTACAGAAGAGATAACGTAAAGAGATCGATAGCATCGAAGCACGAAATGTACATAACATTTTCAGTAGACggtctgttgatcatataaatAATGATCGTGTGAATATGAAGGAACATGTACAATCGTGTGCAATAATGATTTCTATTGAGGAAGAATGTAGATCTCCCATTAATCGTTTAATATTCGCCGAGTACTTGAGTGCAAAGGTGGTTTATTGGAATTCGTATATACCCTAATCATAAAGTATAGCCGTTTTAAAATTCTCGACGAACGTAGTCGTTTTTCCTTGGCGACGGAAATCATCGTTGCACGGGGTTGTACACGAATCATTCCGAGATGAGTCTGTTCCGCGTAAAGGTTTCGCATGTGATGTACAACCGTGCCATCTTTATTCATCTGTTACTTTATTCATTCACACCATGAAAAAATGGCACGCGTCAAGAATGATAAGCGTGTACTTAATGAGCGAACAAAGTGAGAATTCCATTAGCTGATAATTAGAGCATACGTACGAAGAAGTCGAAATCCGTTTACTTTGACAATCCGTTCTCAAAAGCTAGAGAAAAGTTGTTCGGTTCAGACTGTTCGAATACACTTGAAAAAAGAGCTTGACACTTTACCAATCGATCGAGTACATCTATCTTGAGCTATGAAATGATTAAGCGTTtatgtttaaattgaaaatgaaaaacggataaattaatatatcgCTAACGACTCGAACGATTGGCAAAGTATTGATGAAGATTGCtgtttatatcaaattttataggAAAAATCGATCGTGAACAAATCGTCCTTTAACGCGTTGACTGCTAGGAGATTTATGAAAAACAAAACGAAACGAATTTCAGAATACCATTATGCACTAGTAATTCTACCAGTGTCGGTCAACGCGTTAACAATTTAATTCCCTCCCTTTTAACCCCCTGCTTTATAAAATCGAATTCTACTGTAACAAAAGAAATTGTAAGTGAATATTCATTTACAAAGTCGAGACTTTCCAATGACAACTTACGTAAAACATTCCGTTCATTCTTTATATATAAACaataaggcaaggggttaacaaagaagaagaaatattaTATAGACTGGAAAGACAGTATTTTAGATGATCGAGTAAAAAGAAATGATCGAAAAGAATCGCGAGAAAATGTATACATAAATGAAGATTTATTTTCGAGGGTAAAAATCGATGAATTTGAGAAGAAAAACAATAAGCTTACGTGCTGGGTCACAATTTCACGTTGAAGCGCGCATTTCATCGAATATAAATCTGATCGATTACCTTTCGAAGAattgttcattttcttttttttaataatcaagGTAAGCGGGTGCGTGTGAATGAGCGAGGGTGATCAAACAAAAATCATTATTACGTATTTCttaagtaaattataaattgaactCATACACAGTTTGTAGCGACTCGAGTCACTGATTTATTAAGAAAgtagaagaaataaaaagattaaaagTAATCCTCTGAGTTTCTTTTCCACGTGTCCCAAAGCAGATAATAAAGAATGAAGGAAGAGGTATTTCTTTCCAGAAGAAACATCGTATTGCGTAACAAAAAAGGTTCGATTTATTGTTCATAACTTATGTTAAAATAGatgtataatcataataatattaataataattaataatcataataataataataatatcgaCAGAGCCAATAAAATCTACGATCGTGGTGTTTCTTTATTCTCTTCACATTTAACTAGATTGTTTTCGTTTTACAGATATACCTCAGAAAAATACActtctctttctccctctcctTTCGTTTTACATTCCTTGTATTCCATACGGAAACagttaagagtaataaaaaatatcgttCGACGAATTATCGTTCATCGCGTGCGCGTGAACGCGTATTTTTATTCGTATTATTTGTTCTCGTGTTTAAATATGTATCTCTTTTGTTTGTTCATCACAGATTACTCCTTCTCGAGAAAAATACAGGCCACAGATTTTCTAACGAGCTAATATAATGAATTCTCTTCCCTTTAATTCGTTCATGGCCAACGTTTAAAATAATTGATCGACGAGCAACGATCGAGGATAAAGGAAAAatctatcttttttttttcttttcatattttctcATACGTAATATACGcatttatataattgtaataatataacaGTGTCAGCGATAAAACTACTCGTTTCTTCGTGTACAAAGGAACGAGTATATGTTCAACAATTACTTGAAACATTCGTTACAGAGCCATAACGCGTGTACATCCTCTCTTCTGCAATAATTCTTCGCAAACACGTTTACTTTCTGGCACAGAAGTGAAACATTTACACGCACACGGTAAGATCCTGTACAAAAATAAGGAGCAGCATTTAAGCGGTTATTGTTCTTCGCGAAGATATTTCAGAAACTTTACTTTCCTCGTGTTCATCCCTTTTTTCCTAATCCTCGCTAAACGCGCGCTCGTTCTTCGTCTCTTAATTTTTTGCTTCTCTTTTCTCGCACTTTTATTTTCGTTTGCTTTTCCTCGGACCGCGCATGGAACTCGTTCTACGGACGCTCCTAGTTTgcatatttaacaatttgttcAATCTCGTTAAATCATGTATACTTAACGTACGTATGTATATAactatgtaatatgtatatatatatattctaagATTTCCTATAAAAAAGAAGTTTCGTCGCCTGGTGAACGAACAACCATACGATTTCGAAAAACCGTTTCTACTTGTAAgttcaattaataaaaatgaaatgttaGTAAGTTTGGACCATTTTTTGCTTTGCTTGCTTAAAGACATCCTCGTGTAGTTACTATTATTGTCCATTGTTCTTTCTTGATTAATTTCGATTTCAAGTTCAGTCGATattcttctatttttattttacttgaaGAGTACAAGTGTCCAACACTTTAGAACCGCGTGTTAAAGCAAAGAATGGGAGATCCATTTTATGGACGCTCACAAAATAAAGATAGCCAAGTATAAAAAGAAGCTATTTATCTTTCTCGAGAATTACATCTGAACCATAAAGAGATAAGCCATAAGGATAACTCGAAAAATTCTTTTACGTTCATGAACTgaagatatttatatttaaataaagataGGCCTATAAATATCAGATTCACGAAATCGTACGATTGATGTTACCCTAAagttttctataaaaataatacaacaaGCTTCGCTATGTTACGTGTATAAGTCGTTAGCCGTACGATCTTacatattataacaaaataattaatatcgtaACGCGGCAACAATCGATCGGTAAAAGTTGCGTTTCATCTAAATTCTCTAAGCGTAAAAGTGTGTGTTCTATTTCTTGGTGTTCAGcgcgagagaaaaaaaagaatattctgTTCCTCTTTTTCGTTAATTACAAAACGAACTTTGTGAAAACTGGATTGACTAGCGATCTTTTAAAATCTTCtattagaaaaagaaagaagaagaatcaTGTACGAGTGACTGCTCGGAAAGATGACCAGAGAAAGTGGAAGATAAAAAGATGAAGAAAAACGAAACGATGACTcgatttttgaacttttaatatttttcatactttGATAGCTGCCGTCGCTAATTACcaaaatgtaaatttctacGTTATTACCGTTAATATTCGTGTTATTACTAATGCACAAATTATACCTCGAAATGTGGTAATTTTGCATGGTACAAAAGTTACGGATGTAATATTACCTCCATACGGCTATCCTATAAAATTAATGTTGCAActgcaattaattattacaaactCATGAATACGATAACAGCCATCAAAGTATTCGGACTACTATATCACATATTTCGAAGATATCGTGATAGacgtatatatgtatttttggGCGTTCAAAGAGCATTCTCGTGtcttttcttttccttcttttccAGGCATCGAAATCTCCCAGGCGCGTACGTTCAATGGCACTTGCACTGTGTAAAGCTTACgcaacatatatgtacatgataCAAGTACATAATGCCTTTAAGAGTTTGTACGTTGTTCGTATATATCGTTAGAATTCATCTTTGGCTTCGAAGCGTCTTGTatattctttctttctttctctcctttCACCCTAAAATACATCTATTTAGAAGCTCAATGAAAATATTCTGCGAAGATATTATACGtgtcctctctctctttctctctttaaaTATACACTGCATAATACGTATATATTTCTTCTGACGATGTTAAGACGATAAATTTTGCAGCATTTTCATTGAAACTAGCTGCGCAAACGTTCGCTAAATTGTCTTTTTTTTGGTCAGTCCTTATGTACAatgttatatatgtattaattttctcttttttctaAGACTGTATGATATTTTCGTAGATATTTCTGGGTTTAAGACACGACAGTGTTCCAGGGATTAGAGTTGATCGTTCAACGTTTCGTTAGAGGAAGTGTGTCGGGGAATCGAGTATCCCTAAAGTTGCGCTCCAAAAATTACTTCGCTTCTCGCGTAAATTCACTGGttctttgttttcgtttgttCTTTGAATAAAAAGTAATCGGTTAACGTCGATGCTCGTAAATCGATCGAAAATTACGATAGCTAGTGTATTTATAATGGCTAACACGCTTCTCGCGGAATGAGAAACGGTTCAATTAAAACGCTTAGTACCGCACGCTATAAGTGTTACGCTAGGCTGTGTTCGTATATTACGCTACGTTTAAAAAGTTAGAAAAAAAAACATGGTAAAAGATTCTATTAAAAAACGTGTTTTCTAAGGATTGAATTGGTTAAAAAATAAGAGCGGCTAACAAAGCGGAATACAGGTATTGTATCGATTAaagaacaaataaagaaaaagaaacgccTTCTGCGGATGATTAATAACTACTCGGGACTAGACCTAAAATTGGCTATCAAGATAAATTTAATCCTAAAATTCGTTTATCTCGTGTGTTTCTCCTATATATAATCATCTATTAGAATATATTCGATCGGTGAGTGAACTTTGATAAATAGTAGACCAATTACGTATTAGTTATGCAGCTATAAAATAAAGTGCAAAATATAGTCTTATTCTTTTACCCTTACGAAATTCAATACGTCTAATAAAAACAGTCTTCCAactttaaacattaaaattgcGGTGCATCTTCAATCGAACAGcaaatttattcgaaaataaacTGTCTCTTTAACGTGGGACTATTAATATCATATTTCTAAAagaaatggaaatttaattCGAATCCTGGATGCCTAAGTAATTGTCTCGACAAATACGATCGTTCAAGAAATGCATAATATCGTAACGCACGATAAAAGTAAACTTCGTGGAACATCCTCCACTTATAATATTTGACGTGTTCTCAGTCTCATTCGTTATTGCCGATCACTGTAAGTATAATTTATGAAGCACTTAAATACCTGTGTCATTTTAATACTCTAGCATGCGAACATTCTTCTGCCAATTGTATACGTTTAATATACGTTATAAAAAGCGAAGAATGTACGGTTGCGTGCAGCTTAGGTTTCCTTTAGTCAAGGGTAAGGGTAAGGAAAAGAGTATCCTACTGAACAGAGACAAGTTTTAAAACTAAATTCTCCTTGTTCGAAAATTTGGTGAGATGTTTCTCCCCCTACGCTAATCCTTATCCAAAGGAAGCCTACATTGCATCAAACTATACAAGGCGGTTTGAGAATAGGTTAAGACAGTAAAGTAGGTAAAACtgctttaaatttgtaaaatacctGCTGCCTCTCTTTCATCGAAGAATAATTCTCCAATTAAAATACTGCAAGAACGACTTTAAAACGAGACTGTTAACAAACGAAACGAATAAACTTGTCCCACGAAACGTATAGTCTATCCCTGACTGTGACGTAATATCTTAGCAACAGATTAGATGTGAAATTGGAACCAGGACATGCAGAGAATGATCGATGTTTTCATCTCAGTCTAATCGACGCTTTAAATGCATTCACGCAACCGTATTTTAATAGAGTTGGTACTCTTGGAATTTTCGGCACAGCTTATCGATCTCCTCGTACCTTAACTGCGAGCTTACAGGGCTGGAAGCCCTAGTGGCGGGCGCGGTTCTACTACGTCGTACAAAACTCCTTAATGGTATCTTACTGTGTCCCTGATTATGATTCACGTCTAACGTTGAATACCGCCTCAACGCACGACGTAGGCGTTCCGTGGACGCGTAGTCGGTCACCTCCAGGCTATGTTGTTCTTTCAGATTAGGCTTGGTCTCTTTCGAGTCTAGCAATTTTAAACTAAAGTTCGCGGAGTGACGTTTAGTCCTGTCTAGCATGCACTTCGTCTGCACGACTTTAGGCTTGTCCTTTTCTAAGATTAACGAGTTTCGTCGCTTCATTTTATCGTCCATGGGTCTTTCCTGATTGACGCCAAAGCCGAACCTCGACCTCATCATTGGCCCAAGATATCCTGGGTTCTTCTTATCGAGTTGTTGAGCAGACTGCTTCACGAGACTTAAACCATCCTCGCAATCGATCGAAGTCCTGACATTGTTCGTCTGGTCAGCACCGTTCGTTTTACGCTTGATACAATCCTCGTATTCCACGGAAGAGTTTCTCTTGGGCTTGCCTTTGTCGAAGCTCATACTTGTTGTCCGTCCACCAGCACGATTCACATTGAACGAGGTTCTCCTCTTGCCAAACACTGGATCTTGAAGATGAGGTATCTTGGAAACGCTCTGAGAGAATTGCGCCGGTATTCTGATACCAGCATCCACAAGGAACTCGTCGTCCGACAGCATAACAGGTATCTCGGGCATTGAGCTACAAGGCCAACAAGGGTTATAATGAGCTGGAAACGTTCTGAGAGTGGCAGTGTCCTTGCTGGCTATGTTAGTAGGAAACTCGCGTGCATAATTTCGGGTTAGTAGGAAATTTTGCTGCGACCTTCGCCTGTTCTCTCTCATGATCGCCAAGAAGACAGACTTCGCGTAAGCGGACGAGGGACAAGAATGGAAAGCGTAGTCTTCCGCGTAGTCGCATTCGCACGTTTCTGGCCACAGTATAAATGGCAACGCTAATTTCGAACGGCTTTGCTGCGCCTTTTGCGTAACGTAATCACTGCACGATCCGTTGTCAAAGTTAGTAGTATCGGTTGTGTTAATGTTTGAGTTGGTATGCCCTATTCTTTCCCAAGGATGTGCTAGTTGAATTCTGTTAGATGTAAAGCGTGCAGAACTTAATATTAGACTTctgttaatattattagtaaGTTAAAAAGATGTCAATGTTAGATTTTAGCTCGTAAGTCAGTCTCAAAAACATCTACGAATGCTTTAACGAGCTGTACAATTATATCTGATTGAAATTAGTATCATTAAATTAGATGTTAGTATTGTGTTTAAAGCTAATGTTACTTTCATTTCTAAATACAGTAAATGAAGAAGTACATAGTTCGCATACCTCCCTTTCGATGGTTCACTCGACTGACGAGGAGACGGTACACGATCTAGAACATATGCGATTCATTTTACTTGTTAATTTAAAACTCTAAGCTTGTACCAACAAGAAACATGATATGAATTCACCTTGAGATGTCGGCTGCGatctgaaaaaaataaaatatgttaaattagTTGTGCGTACGACGAGAAGTTTTTTAGGTTAAGATttacaatttcaacaaaaatgtaacTTACACTGACTTCCCAGCGGTATCAATAGTTGCCCGACGCCAACTACCTAtaagtatattttaaaattacatttcatgTCGCTGtgacatttatttattgaaattcattAAGACATACCCCTTTTCGCTGTTGCTCCCCTCCCTGGTGGAGATTTTCCAATAGCTATTCCTGACaatcttttttcttcttctaattttctattatcTTCGGCATCTTGTTTTGTAAGTGTACCGGTTggctaaaataaaatattttattaggaATACTTCACGTTATATACGTCTAATCTATGTTTACGTCTACTTACAGTTTGACCTTCAAATTTAAGTTCTACTTCATCCAGTTTTTGTAAAGCTTCGGACAACGTGGCAAGCACATCTCTATCCTTTTCACTGTTTCTTAAATGTCTTATAGTTGCCTCTAACGCAGTTAACAATTTCTTATCGGTTGGCATCCGTAACTGACTCTTTAATTGAGGTAACAGAGAAACTACTTTCAATCTTATATTAGGTACATTATCTTCTGCCAAGttcaataaaacagtaaaaaagtgTTCCTTGAAATATACAGACGAGAAAATTTCCATGGCCTCTATCATCATACGAACGAACATCATTCTCACGTAACAATCAGGATTATTAGCCAACTGTCTGTATAATTTAATTCGAAGCTCTACCTTTTGCATAGGTTTCGTATTGTAACGTAAAAGAAAAAGGAACAAAGTTCCTGCAGCGAGACGTACGGGTATTGGCCTCTGAAAATTAACAGCGATAAAATAGCTTACCCAGTGTAGAATTCTTTAGCCTACTAAATATAAGTACTTGTTCTTGTAACTTACGGCGTGTAATATTCTGAAAAAAGCCATTGGCACGAAATATGAATAGATAAAATCACTTGAAAAGTATTTAGGTATTACTTCAAGTTGCGAATACATTAATACTGCTAATCTCCAATTGTGTGTCGATGCTATTTCCGATTCACATTTTAACAATGCTCTACCTATTTCCATAACTGTGGTATCCTGGTTTCAATAAATTATGCAATGTAGTACAGAGGAATTTATTATGCAGAATATAAGACGAAAGAAAATATACAAACCACCCTATCTATCCCGATAATTTGACTTTCGGCTAAACAATCAAGCGTTACTCCTAGATTAGGAACTAAACCTTGCAAAACTTCTTCAGAAttatcttttaataatttgattatgTCTGTCGTTATTCGTCCGCTCTGCGGGCCCAATACCTTGGCCACctgtattttataaatgaagtaattatattatactatgCAACTATAGGGcgtaaagaaatagaaattcttACTTCATGAACTCCACATGCTACAGTTCTCCTAACCAAGAAATAGTGATCACTGGCTAatgctgtgaatgtatgaagcAAGGCGTCCGTGTCATCTGAAGAATTGGATACAAAGATAAACATTGCAGGCAAATTAAAAGCGCAAAACCTTCTGCATTCCACATATTTCTCATCTTCAGCAGGATTACTATTCATCTGAAACAATGCGATTCGTACACTGAACTTTATCTTGAAACTTCGTGTATATTGGTTtcacttttatatttatatgtacttaCAAATGGAAGATTTGGtttggattctttttttatacTCGTAAGAACACCCATTTGTGCAAGTTGCTGAAAGTACTTTAAAAACCATGTTTTCTCCAGAGGTTGTAAGGACTCTAAAATACGGATCGAATATCATACTGTAATCGcatataaatatcaaattattaaaagatcTTACTTTCGATGCCAAGTACGATTTTTCCGAACTCCTGAGCAATAACACATACTACGTTATCGTCTGACCGCATCGAATTTtcacataatttttttataagtgGCACTATGATAGTTTTTATCGAATCTGTAAACGATCATTGTAAAGACTGTATTTTGATTTCAAAGTAAATGTACATACAAAGTAATTAAGACGCAATTCACTACGAGTAAATTCAAAACGCTTTTAGTGCACAACTAATCATCAAGCATACCTTCCTGAAGATGAGGTAGCAAATGCGCTATTGTATGTACAGAGGCGCATCTTACATTGATTTCTTCGTCATTTGCTAATTCTACGAGAGATGGTAGCAAAGCAGGTTTTATAGACTCAGCACCAAGGCCTTCAGCAACAAAACGTAGCTGCAAGCAGATACTAGCTCGTACTTCACTATTTACATCCTGACAGAGGGAGTGTACCATTGGTAGAACTTCCTTCTGTATCCTGACAACAATTTTAATACGTATACTTATTTAACgactttatgaaaataaaattatcttttttGGATATATATAGTTTGCAcgctattaaaattttgtatatttaattcctcaaaaatattattcaactgGTACCCCCCTAGTAAAGCAAATTGATAATACTTCTGATAAGATGAAACATACTCACAGAGCAGATTCAAATCTTGTACAAATCTTTCCTAATATTGTGCTGCACGTTATCCTGGAGTGGACAGGTTGTGACAATTGTCCTTTGCTTATAGTCAATGGAAGAAtctgtatgattttatttttattatcatctGGTCGATATTACTATCATAGTAGATTCgaataatgtttaaattttgttaatcgaTTGTACCATCAAAGCTATGTCAAATACATAGCGATTCATTTGCAACAAGTGATTTCTGATAGAGTACTTGATGCTTAGTCTAGCGCAGAACAACAAAAACAAGTCAACTTTATTACTGATCTACTATAATTTAAGTATTATGAAATTACACGTGTGCTACATGAGATGACAACCTATTTGCCCTTCTATATGATGTTTTCTGAATATCAATTTCTAAGATCATCTATACAAACCTGCTTTCTTATGACTTCTACCGGCAGTAACTCTATCACATCCAGTAAGGTCTCCAGCCATGCATGACAGATAactttaaatgtatatatacatgTTTAATTATGTAGAATAACACCAAATGCATGAAAATGTAGATACAGGCTTAGCTAGCAATTCTAACTTACAAGTGGAAAAAATTACTTTACCTGGATCACGCTTTTCAAGCGAATTTAAGATACTTTGGAGGAATGTTCGACTGAAGACATTATGGCTGACAAGTTTCTGCTCTAATATCGTTTTGAACGTGGATGAAGCCGCAATGTGAAATTCTGTGGATGCAGTGGACAAGGACTGCTGTACTTTTGGTATCACACGAGTCATACATGATTCTGTGTCTGAGGCCAAGAGGTTTGGTaatgtttgtataaaattaagtttttgaatttcatCGCCTTTCCTGAAAACATTATAAACATAAGAGCAAGATTACACTCGGCAAactaatttgttattaaaaaaataaaagtattttattcaatttacttGGAATGAAATGTCACGACATTAATTTTCTACGGATAATTTCGTCACTCTCGCGTTATTTTCAAATGTATGCATCCTCCAAGGACAAGATCTTTATGTAACATGTCCTTTTGAAGCATGTGACAATGTTTTCACTGACATACTGTTTATATACGGAAAGTTACGTGCAGTACTGTGATTTTAACGCTTCATAAAttcgatattaataa contains the following coding sequences:
- the LOC100879061 gene encoding serine/threonine-protein phosphatase 4 regulatory subunit 4 isoform X4: MFMDYEEFASLQLDKPIPDIRDEEQLKKHSLDPNLEKRPIDRALHLLTKGDEIQKLNFIQTLPNLLASDTESCMTRVIPKVQQSLSTASTEFHIAASSTFKTILEQKLVSHNVFSRTFLQSILNSLEKRDPVICHAWLETLLDVIELLPVEVIRKQILPLTISKGQLSQPVHSRITCSTILGKICTRFESALIQKEVLPMVHSLCQDVNSEVRASICLQLRFVAEGLGAESIKPALLPSLVELANDEEINVRCASVHTIAHLLPHLQEDSIKTIIVPLIKKLCENSMRSDDNVVCVIAQEFGKIVLGIEKSLQPLEKTWFLKYFQQLAQMGVLTSIKKESKPNLPFMNSNPAEDEKYVECRRFCAFNLPAMFIFVSNSSDDTDALLHTFTALASDHYFLVRRTVACGVHEVAKVLGPQSGRITTDIIKLLKDNSEEVLQGLVPNLGVTLDCLAESQIIGIDRVDTTVMEIGRALLKCESEIASTHNWRLAVLMYSQLEVIPKYFSSDFIYSYFVPMAFFRILHARPIPVRLAAGTLFLFLLRYNTKPMQKVELRIKLYRQLANNPDCYVRMMFVRMMIEAMEIFSSVYFKEHFFTVLLNLAEDNVPNIRLKVVSLLPQLKSQLRMPTDKKLLTALEATIRHLRNSEKDRDVLATLSEALQKLDEVELKFEGQTPTGTLTKQDAEDNRKLEEEKRLSGIAIGKSPPGRGATAKRGSWRRATIDTAGKSVSQPTSQDRVPSPRQSSEPSKGSSMPEIPVMLSDDEFLVDAGIRIPAQFSQSVSKIPHLQDPVFGKRRTSFNVNRAGGRTTSMSFDKGKPKRNSSVEYEDCIKRKTNGADQTNNVRTSIDCEDGLSLVKQSAQQLDKKNPGYLGPMMRSRFGFGVNQERPMDDKMKRRNSLILEKDKPKVVQTKCMLDRTKRHSANFSLKLLDSKETKPNLKEQHSLEVTDYASTERLRRALRRYSTLDVNHNQGHSKIPLRSFVRRSRTAPATRASSPVSSQLRYEEIDKLCRKFQEYQLY
- the LOC100879061 gene encoding serine/threonine-protein phosphatase 4 regulatory subunit 4 isoform X1, encoding MFMDYEEFASLQLDKPIPDIRDEEQLKKHSLDPNLEKRPIDRALHLLTKGDEIQKLNFIQTLPNLLASDTESCMTRVIPKVQQSLSTASTEFHIAASSTFKTILEQKLVSHNVFSRTFLQSILNSLEKRDPVICHAWLETLLDVIELLPVEVIRKQILPLTISKGQLSQPVHSRITCSTILGKICTRFESALIQKEVLPMVHSLCQDVNSEVRASICLQLRFVAEGLGAESIKPALLPSLVELANDEEINVRCASVHTIAHLLPHLQEDSIKTIIVPLIKKLCENSMRSDDNVVCVIAQEFGKIVLGIEKSLQPLEKTWFLKYFQQLAQMGVLTSIKKESKPNLPFMNSNPAEDEKYVECRRFCAFNLPAMFIFVSNSSDDTDALLHTFTALASDHYFLVRRTVACGVHEVAKVLGPQSGRITTDIIKLLKDNSEEVLQGLVPNLGVTLDCLAESQIIGIDRVDTTVMEIGRALLKCESEIASTHNWRLAVLMYSQLEVIPKYFSSDFIYSYFVPMAFFRILHARPIPVRLAAGTLFLFLLRYNTKPMQKVELRIKLYRQLANNPDCYVRMMFVRMMIEAMEIFSSVYFKEHFFTVLLNLAEDNVPNIRLKVVSLLPQLKSQLRMPTDKKLLTALEATIRHLRNSEKDRDVLATLSEALQKLDEVELKFEGQTPTGTLTKQDAEDNRKLEEEKRLSGIAIGKSPPGRGATAKRGSWRRATIDTAGKSVSQPTSQDRVPSPRQSSEPSKGRIQLAHPWERIGHTNSNINTTDTTNFDNGSCSDYVTQKAQQSRSKLALPFILWPETCECDYAEDYAFHSCPSSAYAKSVFLAIMRENRRRSQQNFLLTRNYAREFPTNIASKDTATLRTFPAHYNPCWPCSSMPEIPVMLSDDEFLVDAGIRIPAQFSQSVSKIPHLQDPVFGKRRTSFNVNRAGGRTTSMSFDKGKPKRNSSVEYEDCIKRKTNGADQTNNVRTSIDCEDGLSLVKQSAQQLDKKNPGYLGPMMRSRFGFGVNQERPMDDKMKRRNSLILEKDKPKVVQTKCMLDRTKRHSANFSLKLLDSKETKPNLKEQHSLEVTDYASTERLRRALRRYSTLDVNHNQGHSKIPLRSFVRRSRTAPATRASSPVSSQLRYEEIDKLCRKFQEYQLY
- the LOC100879061 gene encoding serine/threonine-protein phosphatase 4 regulatory subunit 4 isoform X2 — its product is MLQEEALFKSASPQKGDEIQKLNFIQTLPNLLASDTESCMTRVIPKVQQSLSTASTEFHIAASSTFKTILEQKLVSHNVFSRTFLQSILNSLEKRDPVICHAWLETLLDVIELLPVEVIRKQILPLTISKGQLSQPVHSRITCSTILGKICTRFESALIQKEVLPMVHSLCQDVNSEVRASICLQLRFVAEGLGAESIKPALLPSLVELANDEEINVRCASVHTIAHLLPHLQEDSIKTIIVPLIKKLCENSMRSDDNVVCVIAQEFGKIVLGIEKSLQPLEKTWFLKYFQQLAQMGVLTSIKKESKPNLPFMNSNPAEDEKYVECRRFCAFNLPAMFIFVSNSSDDTDALLHTFTALASDHYFLVRRTVACGVHEVAKVLGPQSGRITTDIIKLLKDNSEEVLQGLVPNLGVTLDCLAESQIIGIDRVDTTVMEIGRALLKCESEIASTHNWRLAVLMYSQLEVIPKYFSSDFIYSYFVPMAFFRILHARPIPVRLAAGTLFLFLLRYNTKPMQKVELRIKLYRQLANNPDCYVRMMFVRMMIEAMEIFSSVYFKEHFFTVLLNLAEDNVPNIRLKVVSLLPQLKSQLRMPTDKKLLTALEATIRHLRNSEKDRDVLATLSEALQKLDEVELKFEGQTPTGTLTKQDAEDNRKLEEEKRLSGIAIGKSPPGRGATAKRGSWRRATIDTAGKSVSQPTSQDRVPSPRQSSEPSKGRIQLAHPWERIGHTNSNINTTDTTNFDNGSCSDYVTQKAQQSRSKLALPFILWPETCECDYAEDYAFHSCPSSAYAKSVFLAIMRENRRRSQQNFLLTRNYAREFPTNIASKDTATLRTFPAHYNPCWPCSSMPEIPVMLSDDEFLVDAGIRIPAQFSQSVSKIPHLQDPVFGKRRTSFNVNRAGGRTTSMSFDKGKPKRNSSVEYEDCIKRKTNGADQTNNVRTSIDCEDGLSLVKQSAQQLDKKNPGYLGPMMRSRFGFGVNQERPMDDKMKRRNSLILEKDKPKVVQTKCMLDRTKRHSANFSLKLLDSKETKPNLKEQHSLEVTDYASTERLRRALRRYSTLDVNHNQGHSKIPLRSFVRRSRTAPATRASSPVSSQLRYEEIDKLCRKFQEYQLY